In Diaphorobacter ruginosibacter, the genomic stretch GCGCGGCAGGCCCCAGGTCATAGCGGCTGCTGCGGCTATCCTGCACCACCAGCTGCAGGCGCTGGAAACTCACGAGATAACGGTGCGCCTTGGCCGCACTCATGCCGGCCGCAGCGGCCAGATCCTTGAGCATCAGCGGGCCGCGAGCGTGCGTGAGGGCTTCGAGCAAGGCAAAGCCCACTTCCACGGATTGGATGCCTGCGCGTTCTGTTTCCATCTGCATGCACTAGAATTTTGAAATTCTTTTTTGTTAAATCAATTTCACGAATCGTAATTCATGCTGGGCATGAAGCGTCGTGATCCAGGAGATTCCCGCCATGAAACTTGCCACCTACAAAGACGGCTCGCGCGACGGCCAGCTCGTCGTGGTCTCGCGTGACCTGAGCACAGCCCATTATGCGACCGGCATCGCCGACCGCCTGCAGCAGGTGCTGGACGACTGGAATTTCCTCTCGCCCCAGTTGCAGGACCTGTACGACCAGCTCAATGCCGGCCGCGGCCGGCATCCCTTTCCGTTCGACCCGGCGCAATGCATGGCGCCCCTGCCGCGCGCCTACCAGTGGGCTGACGGCTCGGCCTACATCAACCACGTGGAACTGGTGCGCAAGGCGCGCAATGCCGAAGTGCCCGAGAGCTTCTATATCGACCCGCTGATGTACCAGGGCGGCAGCGACGACTTCCTGGGGCCGTGCGATGACGTGGTGGTGCCGAGCGAGGCCATGGGCATCGACTTCGAGGCAGAGATCGCCGTGATCACAGGCGATGTGAAGATGGGCGCATCGCCCGAGCAGGCGCTGGACGGGGTCCGCCTGGTGATGCTTGCCAACGACGTGAGCCTGCGCAACCTGATCCCCGCGGAACTGGCCAAGGGCTTCGGCTTCTTCCAGAGCAAGCCGGCCACGGCGTTCAGCCCCGTCGCGGTCACGCTCGACGAGCTTGGCGATGCCTGGGACAAGGGCCGCGTGAACCTCACGCTCACCTCCACATGGAACGGCCGCCGCGTCGGCATGTGCGATGCCGGACCGGAAATGACCTTCCACTTCGGGCAGCTCATTGCGCATATCTGCAAGACGCGCAACGTGCGCGCGGGCAGCATCGTGGGCAGCGGCACGGTGAGCAACAAGGACTGGTCCAAGGGCTATTCCTGCATCGCGGAAAAGCGCTGCATCGAGACCATCCAGGACGGCCAGCCCAAGACCGAATTCATGAAGTTCGGCGACACCATCCGTATCGAGATGAAGAACAAGGCCGGCCAGAGCCTGTTCGGTGCGATCGAGCAGGCCATTGCCGATCCGAACGCGGCCTGATGCCTTTCGTTTGCTTCTTCGTTGTGGTCCGCTTCGCGTAAAGTGCGCCGCAGGAGGCCCGCTCATGGTCTTGGGAAAAGCGTTGCAGGGATGTGACCGGCCGGCCCCGGCGTATGGCCCTGGGCGATTGCGCCGCTGGGCGCGCGCCGCACGGCAGGCGGTGGTTCCCGCGCTGCTCTCGGCAGGGCTCTCCCTGGTGATCGTGCCGGGCGCAGCGCGTGCGGAGGGCGCGGGCTGTCCGCCGGCGGCGCAGATGCCCGACCAGGCCACGTTGCAGTCGCTGATGCGGAATGCGCGTGATCGCGGCGTGCTCTGGCGCCTGGAGAAGGATGGGCGCACGAGCTGGCTCTACGGCACGATTCACGTCGCAGAGCAGGCCTGGATGGTGCCGGGTCCCTTGGTGATGGATGCGCTGCGCTCCGCGGATGCGCTGGCCCTCGAACTCAATTTGCTTGATCCTGCCGTCATGGAGCAACTGCTCTCCGCCATGCGCACCCAGCCCGGCGCGAAGCCGTTGCCGCAGCCGCTGCAGGAGCGGCTTCAGGCCTTGAAGGAGCGGGAATGCGTGGGCACGCAGATCGATGCCCTGCGTCCCGATGCGCAGGTCGTCTCGCTTGCCACGCTGATTGCGCGCCGCGAAGGGCTCGACCCGTCCTATGGCATCGACCTCACGCTGGGCGGCGTGGCCACGGGCATGCGCAAGCCCGTGATCGGCCTGGAGTCGGTGCAGACACAGATTCGCCAGATGATCTCCGACGACCCGAAGCAGGTGGAGGAAACCGTGCGCACGGGGCTGGCCCAGCTCGAGCGCGAAGATGCGGGCACGACCCTGTCCCTGCTGGCCCATGCCTGGGCGGACGGGCGCATGAACCTGCTCGAGAGCTATCCCACATGGTGCCGGTGCCTGACGGATGCCGCCGAGAAGCGGGAGTACGAGCGCATGGTGGTCGGCCGTAATCCAGGCATGGCGCGCGCCATCGGCCGGGAGATCGCTTCCGGCCGCAACCTGTTCGTCGCCGTCGGTGCGCTGCACATGGCCGGTCGCGATGCCTTGCCGAAACTTCTGGAGCAGCAGGGCTTCCACGTCACGCGCGTGGAATTTCCGGGCAACGATCCCTCCGGCATGCCTGCATCCCATTGAGAGACGGGATGGGGCAGGCACCGCATGACAGCCGCATGACCAATGCACCCTCACAACACAACCACTACAACCCCCTCACTCACTGCACATCAGGAGACATGACATGAAACGCAGAAGCCTGCTCCAACACGCCGCCGCCCTCACCGGGGCCGCCGCCGCACCCTGGGCGCTCGCACAGTCCGGCAACTATCCGCACCAGCCGATCCGCTGGGTCGTGCCGTATCCCGCGGGCGGCGGCACCGACGTGCTGGCGCGCGCGGTGGCCGAGGCCATGCGGGGCGGACTCGGTGCGCAGATCATCGTGGACAACCGGCCGGGGGCCTCCACCAACATCGGTGCGCAGATCGTGGCCACGTCCAAGCCCGATGGCTATACGGTGCTCTCCGCCGACAACGCGGTACTGGCCTACAACGAGTACCTGTTCACCAAGCTGCCGTTCCATCCCGAAAAGGACTTCACCTACGTAGGCGGTTTGACGCGCTTTCCGCTGGTGCTCGTGGTCCATCCGGGCTTTGCCGAGGGCCGGACGTTCAAGGATTTCATGGCCTATGTGCGCGCCAATCCCGGCAAGGTGAACTACGCCTCGCCCGGCAACGGCTCGCCGCATCATCTGGCGATGGAGATGTTCAAGTACCGCACGAAGACCTTCCTCACGCACATTCCCTATCGCGGCGCGGCGCCGGCGCTGCAGGACGTGATGGGCGGGCAGGTGCCGTGCATGTTCCTCGACCTGGCCGCCGGGCTGTCGGTGATCCAGTCGGGCAAGGTCAAGGCGCTCGCGATCGGCTCGGCCAAGCGTGCGCCGCTGCTGCCCGACGTGCCGACGCTCGCCGAGGTCGGCATCCAGGACACCGAGGTCTACGCCTTCCAGGGGATGCTGGCGCCGGCCGGGTTGCCTGCCGACATCACGAAGCGCCTCAACACCGAGCTCAACAAGGCGCTGGCCTCGCCCGAGGTGGTCAAGCGCATGCAGGACTACGGCATGGAGTCGCTGGCCGGCACGCCCGAGCAATTCAGGGCAATGGCACGGGCCGAGGCCCGGCGCTGGGGTCCGATCATCAAGGCGACGGGTGTGAAGCTGGATTGATGAAGGCCGGAGCGTCGGTGCGCGCTGGAGCGGCATGCCGCTCCACGTCCACCACGCAGTCATAGAAGCACGGGCCGCGCCCGATGTCCGTCAGTCGCTGGTGGGTGAGTTCGTTCACGTTCGTGCCGTTCTCGCCATCCTTGCGCCACCACACGCCCAGTCCCACGACCACGCCCTTGCGTGCGCGGCCGTTGATGCGGGCCTGGCAGACGTGTTCCCCGCGGGTGTTGTGCACGCGCACCGTGTCGCCGTCCGCGATGCGGCGTTCGGCCGCGTCGTCGGGGTGCATCTCCACGAGCGGCGCGCCCTCGTTGTTGCGCAGGCTTTTCACGTTCACGAAGGTGGAATTCAGGAAGTTGCGCGCGGGCGGCGAGATCATCGCCAGCGGATAGCGCGCATCGCTGCCCGGCGTCTCGTAGTTGGGGATGTAGTCGGGAAGCGGGTCGACCCCCAGCTTGCCAAGTGAGGCACTGATGAATTCGCACTTGCCCGAAGGGGTGGGGAAGCGGCCTTCGGCGAACGGTGCCTCGGGCAACTGCAGGCTGGCGAACCCCTGGGACAGCAGCATGTCGAAATCAACGCCGGTATCGGCGATGGCCGCGCGGCACAGCTCTTCATCGCTGTCGCGGAAACACGGCGCGGAGAACCTGGGGTCGAGCGCCGCCATGTGCGCGGCGAGATCGCGGAAGATCTGCGCGTTGCTGCGTGCCTGGCCCTCGGGGGGGATGGCGGGGCGATTGAGCAGAACGTCGGTGTGGCCGTAGCTGCCATGGATATCCCAGTGCTCGAGCTGGGTGGTGGCGGGAAGGACATAGTCCGCGAGATCGGCCGTGTCGGTCATGAAATGTTCGAGCACGACGGTGAACAGGTCCTCGCGCGCGAACCCCCTGGCGACCTTGGCCGATTCAGGCGCCACCGCCACCGGGTTGCTGTTGTAGACCACGACGGCCTTCACCTGTGGGCCGAACTGCGCATCGCCCGCATGCAGCAGCGCGTCGCCGATGGCGCTCATGTTGATGGTGCGCGGGCGCCGCTCTCCCAACAGGTCGGGGCGCTGCAGCGCCTGCCGCCGGAACGGATAGGCGCCCGAGGACGACAGCAGCAGGCCGCCGGACCGATGGCGCCACGCGCCCACCAGTGCCGGCAGGCAGGCGATGGCGCGCACGGCGTTGCCGCCGCCTCGCGCGCGCTGGACGCCGTAGTTCACGCGGATCGCAGCCTGGGGCGTGGTGCCATAGTCGCGCGCCAGTTGGCGGATCTGCTCCTCGGGCAGGCCGCACACTTCGGCTGCGCGCCGTGGCGGCCACTGCAGGGCGCGTTCCTTCAGCGCTTCCCAGCCCAGCGTGTGCCGGGCGATGTAGTCGTGGTCGAGCCAGTCGTTGACGATGAGCTCGTGCATCAGCGCGAGTGCCAGCGCCGCATCGGTGCCCGGCAGCAGCTGCAGGTGCTCGTGGCACTTGTCGGCGGTCTCGGTCTTGCGTGGGTCGATGCACACCAGGCGCGCGCCATTGCGCTTGGCATCTTGCGCGATGCGCCAGAAATGCAGGTTGCTGCCGATGCTGTTGCTGCCCCAGATCAGGATGAGGCGGCTTTCGGCGTAGTGCTCGACGCGCATGCCGATCTTTGCGCCATAGGTGTGCAGCAATGCTTCCCCTCCGGCCGTGGAGCAGATGGTGCGGTCCAGCAGTGACGCCCCCAACTGGTGGAAGAACCGGCGGTCCATGCTCTCGCCCTGCACCATGCCCATGGTGCCCGCGTAGCTGTAGGGCAGCACGGATTCGGGGTGGCTTGCGGCGACGCGGTGCAGGCGCTGCGCGATGTCGGCCAGCGCCTCGTCCCATGGCACGGGGACGAAGCGGCCGCGCTCGCCGGGCACCTTGGGCCCCACGCGCCTGAGCGGCTGCAGCACGCGCTCCGCGTGGTAGGTGCGCTCGGTGTACTTGCTCACCTTGGCGCACAGCACGCCTCCTGTGAAGACATGGTCGGGATTGCCGTTCACGCGCGTGGCCACGCCGTCGACGACGGTGGTCACCAGCGAGCAGGTGTCGGGGCAATCATGGGGGCAGGCACCCTTGACGGTGCGGACGGCGGCGTTCGAGGACTGCATGTTCTGGCTCGTCACAATGTGCGTGGGGGTTTCTTCTTTCCTGCGCAAGCAGGAGGGGTAAGAAGGCGCACTCTAGCGCGTTTTCGGCGTCTTTTCGCGGCCATGGTCATGCCATGGCGGCGGGGCGGTAGGAACCCGATGGTGCGGGCGGCCACGCCCGGCTAGACTGTGGGATCAAAACGGAGCCTGACCGAGGTGAAACCTGCCGGGCGCCCTGGCCCTATCCGGTCACGGTGCGACGGCGCAATGCCCGTGGCCATGGGGCCGCAATGCAGGCCTCGAGCGGGTCCGAAGGAAGCCTGCACATGAAAGTCATAGATTCGATCGTTGCCCAAGCGGCATCCATCGCTGCCATCCGGCGCGACATCCATGCTCATCCGGAGCTGTGTTTCGAAGAGGTGCGCACTGCCGACCTCGTCGCTGCCAAGCTCACCGAGTGGGGCATCCCCATCCATCGCGGCATGGGCAAGACCGGCGTCGTCGGCATCGTCAAGGGGCGGGATGATGGCGCATGCGGCCGCGCGATCGGCCTGCGCGCCGATATCGACGCGCTGCCGATGCAGGAGTTCAACACCTTCGAGCATGCCAGCCGGCACAAGGGCAAGATGCACGCCTGCGGGCACGACGGCCATACGGCCATGCTGCTGGCGGCTGCGCAGCATTTCTCCACGCACCGCGATTTCGATGGCATCGTCTATCTGATTTTCCAGCCTGCGGAAGAGGGCGGCGGTGGCGCGCGCGAAATGATCAACGACGGCCTGTTCGAGAAATTCCCGATGCAGGCCGTCTTCGGCATGCACAACTGGCCCGGCATGGCGGCAGGCTGCTTCGCGGTAAGCCCGGGCCCGGTCATGGCGTCGAGCAACGATTTCACCATCACCATCCACGGCAAGGGCAGCCACGCCGCCATGCCGCACATGGGCATCGATCCGGTGCCGATCGCCGCGCAGATGGTGCAGGCATTCCAGAACATCATCAGCCGCAACAAGAAGCCGATCGAGGCGGGCGTCATCTCGGTCACCATGATCCACGCGGGCGAGGCCAACAACGTGGTGCCCGACTCATGCGAGATGCAGGGCACGGTGCGCACCTTCAGCATCGAGATGCTCGATCTGCTGGAGCGCCGCATGCGCGAGGTCGCGGACCACATCTGCGCGGCCTTCGAGGCGACCTGTGATTTCAAGCTGAACCGCAACTATCCTCCCACCATCAACTCGCCCGCCGAGGCGGAGTTCGCACGCAAGGTGATGCAGGGCATCGTCGGCGAGGACAACGTTCTCGTGCAGGAGCCCACCATGGGCGCCGAGGATTTCTCGTTCATGCTGCTCGAGAAGCCGGGAGCCTACTGCTTCATCGCCAACGGCGATGGCGCGCATCGCGAGATGGGCCATGGCGAGGGGCCGTGCACGCTGCACAACCCCAGCTACGACTTCAACGACGATCTCATTCCGCTGGGCGCCACCTACTGGGTGCAACTGGCCCAGCAGTGGCTGGCCCATCCCACGGTCAAGTAAGGCGAAACGCAAAGGGCGGTGCCGCGCGCAATACGCGGTGCGCGCCCCTGGCCGTGCCACGCCGGTTTCACGAGATCCATCCATCATGGAGGATGATTTGACGATTCACAGTCAGGACTTTGCATGATCCCGATTCCAGACGCTTTCGCAGGCCGCTATGCGCTGGCCCGCGCCCGATTCATCGCCGGCGTGGCGGCGAACGGACTGCAGCTTCAGCAGTATCCCCACCCGCTCAAGGGGCTGGAGGGCGAGGAACTGGCGGTGGACGTGGCGCTCGATGGCTCGCCCGACGCGGAACGCCTGCTGATCGTGAGCAGTGGCTGCCACGGTGTCGAGGGGCTGTGCGGCAGCGGTGTGCAGGTGTTCGCGCTGCATGATGAGGAATGGCGCGCGAAGGCGCGTGCCGAGGGAATTGCGGTGCTGTACGTGCATGCGCTCAATCCGCATGGCTTCTCGTTCCTGCGCCGCGTCACGCAGGAAAACGTGGACCTGAACCGCAACTTCATCGACTTCGGCAAGCCGCGTCCCTCCAATCCCGAATACGGGCAGCTCGACCCGATCCTGCTGCCCGAACGCTGGCCGCCCGATCTCCAGAACGAAGCGGAACTGGGGCGCATGGTGGCGCAGCTCGGCGAACCCCGGCTGCAGGCCATCATCAGCCGCGGCCAGTACGACTGGCCGGCAGGCCTGTTCTATGGCGGCGCCGAACCCACCTGGAGCCACCGCACGCTGCGGTCCATTCTTCAAGCCTACGGCAGCCGCGCTCGGCACATCGCCTGGCTTGACGTGCACACGGGGCTGGGTCCGTTCGGTTATTGCGAACGCATCTATATCGGCGCGGGCGACAGCGCATCCATGCAACGCGCGGAAGGCTGGTGGGGCGGCAACGGTACCACCCCCGTGACGCTGGCCGGAGGAGCGGGCTCCGCGTCCGCCGAGCTGAACGGACAAATGCACGGCTGCATGCTGCAGGAATGCCCGCAGGCCGAGCTCACGGGAATCGCGCTGGAGTTCGGCACGGAGCCCGCCATCCAGGTGCTGCAGGCGCTGCGTGGCGACCACTGGCTGCACAAGCACCCCGAGGCCGCAGCCGACGAGGCGTTGGTGGCGCAGATCCGTGCGCAGATGCGCAAGGCGTTCTATGACGATTCGGATGGCTGGAAGGGACAGGTCATCAGCCAGGCGCGACAGGCGATGTTCCAGGCCGTGGATGGCTTGGCTGCATCCGATTGAATGCACTGCGGACGGTGTTGCAAAATAAAATAGCACGACCGTTCGTATTTTGTGGAAACTTGGATACACTGGAGCGAACCGGCAGCCTGAGCGCCGCCGTTATCGCCATCATCATCCAATCCGGGAGACAACCATGTCCGATCTGAACACGCATTTCGAAACCGCCGTCGCCAACTCCAAGCTCCTGAGCGAGCGTCCCGACAATCCGACGCTGCTGAAGATCTACGCGCTGTACAAGCAGGCAACCGTGGGCGACAACGACGAGAAGAAGCCGAGCTTCTCGGATATCGTTGGGCGGGCCAAGTGGGATGCGTGGGAGAAGCTCAAGGACACGAGCTCGGATGATGCGAAGCAGCAGTACATTGATCTGATCGAGTCTCTGCGCGGTTGATGAACTGCTGAGGTTCTCTTTCTCGTATCGAGTTTTCAGTGGGGCCGTCCTTGGGGGCGGCTTTTTTTGTTCTCTGTTCTTGTTGGGTCCTGTTGCCTTGTTTTGGGGTAGAGGCCTGGGCACTCCCGGCCTCCACGCTAAAAGACACAACAGAACCCCCTACGGGGCACGAGAAAAGCCCAGCGATCGAGCCCCGGACGAGGAAGCAGGCATCAGCTCCTCCAGCGCCGCCTTGCGCTCCTCCCCATCAGCCCGCGCCATCCGCTTCACCGCAGCGTGAAAGCGCTGCCAGTCACGCCCCTCGTGCTCGAACAGCGTGAGGAACGCGGGCACCAGGTCATCGTAAGCACCTTGCGCCCCGAAGGCCGCGTTGTTGGCGTCACGTACCCAGCGGTCAAGAGCGGCCAACTGCCCCGGTTGGGCGTGGCCCTCGCGGATCCAGCGTTCCCGCAGTTGCGCATAGTGGTCGCGAAAGGCCTGCATGGCCTGCTGTTTTCCGGCTGCAAGGGCCGGGTGGTCATTGCTGGCCTGGGCAGGAGCGGCGCTCCTGTAGACGTTCTCGAGCGCCTCCCGCGTGCTCCGCGTGAGCGCGCGGAATTCCGCGCGGCGCTGCTCGCTGGCGTTGAACTCCTCCTGCGCCGCTGGTGTGGATTGCTCGCGCAGCCATTGCTGAACGCCCAGCCGCTCCACGGCCGTGGCATACGATTCGTTGAAGCCGGTGTCGCCCGAAGCGTAGGCCACCTGATGGGCCAGCTCGTGAAACAGCAGCCGGACGAAATCGCCCTCGGGCCAGCCGATGAAGGTGCTGAGGATGGGGTCGCCACCCATCCAATTGGAGTAGCCCAGCGTGGAATACGCAGGCACGGGGTAGACGCTCACCTCCAGGCCTGCCTGCTGCATTCGCTGCGCTTCGGCTCGCGCGTCCGCCTCGGCGAAATAGCCGCGGTAGCCGATGCAGCCCGTCACCGGGAAGCACCAGGTGTGCAGCCTGAGGGAGTACGGCGGCGCGGCCACGACGTTCCAGACGGCGGCGCTGCGCTCCAGCTGGGCGTAGCGGTGATAGCTGGCGTTGTCGGGCAGGGCGAGTTCGTCCACGGCGAAGCGGCGCGCCCGCCGTGCCAGTTCCAGTCGCTCGCGCAGGGCGGGCTTGAGGGCAGGGTCGCCGATCCAGTCGTCGATGGGCTTGGCCGAGTTCATGAGTGACATGTGCCCGCGAAACGACTGCCAGTAGTAGCCCAGCGTGCTGTCCTCCATGGTGGAGGCGCATCCGCAGAGCGCCACCGTGGCACCCAGGCAGGCCAGAAGGTGCGGCAGGCTGCGGGGAATGAGATATTTCATGTATGGATGTACAGTATTTCTCGGATTCACGGCCCATTCGCGGCACAATGGGGCATGGCCGATACCAAGCAAACTCCAGCACCCGTGGCGGGACTTTTCACCGATGACAGCGGGCAGCCGCGCTGCTTCTGGTGCGGGGCATCCCCTCTGTACAAACATTATCACGACCACGAATGGGGATTCCCGGTGGACGATGAGCGACGCCTGTTCGAGAAGCTTTGCCTCGAAGGGTTCCAGGCGGGGCTCAGCTGGATCACCATCCTCAACAAGCGGGAGGCATTTCGCGCCGGCTTTGCCAACTTCGAGGCCGAGGAGCTGTCGCGTTTCGGCGAGAGTGACATCGCTCGCCTGCTGGCCGATGCCGGCATCGTGCGTCACCGGGGCAAGATCGAGTCGGCGATCAACAATGCCGCCCGCGTGCTGGAGCTGCGTCGTGAGTTCGGGTCGCTCGGCGCCTATGTCTGGAGCTATGCCCCGCGGGCTGCCGAAGACCGGCCGGCACTGAATACCTATGACGCCGTGCGCGCCATCACGGCCACGGCCGCGTCGCAGGCGCTGTCCAAGGATCTCAAGAAGCGCGGCTTCAGCTTCGTGGGGCCCACCACCATGTACGCCTTCATGCAGGCCATGGGGCTGGTCAATGACCATATCGCGGGCTGCCATGTCCACCAGGCGGCCGAGCAGGCGCGTGTGAACTTCACCATGCCGAAATTCGGGTGATGGTCAGGAGAGCAGGGCGTCAGCAGGGTGTGGGTCGCCGGGAATGAGGATCGGCTGGATGAGCCGTTCTGCGCGTTGCACGCAGGAGATCCGGAGAGCGGAATCAGGCGAAAGAAAGAACGACGGGAAGGCCGGTAGGAGGGGCGCGCAAGGTACGGCGCGTCATCCGCACGGCGCCCGAACAGCGTTCAGGCGCGATGCGAATGTGCTGCAGAAGATCAGCCGCCCTTGGAGGGACGCTTGCCGGGGTTCTTCTTGCTGCGGGTAGCGACACCGCGCTCCAGGCTCACGCGCTGGCCACGGCCGCCGGTGGCGACGGGCATGCCTGGCAGCGGGGTGGGACGGGGACTGCGCTTGCGGTCTGCTTCTGTAACGATCTTGTTGCCCATGACTGGCTCCTCTAGAGAAAAAATCGGATGAACCCGCTATTAGGCCATATTTGTGGCATCAGCGGTCAAAAACGGGCTTTTTCGGTGGTCCGGACGTGCCTGAAATACCGGGTTTTCCTGTCGCCTTGAGGGCAAAATGTGACACTTGTGTAGCTGGCGTGTCGGAGTTTTGCCGACTGCCATGTCAGACAGCAACCCTTGACTGTTGCACGTTTCCCCTAGAAGAATTAAGGAGCCTCGGCAGAACCCTCGCCAATCGGCTGGGCGCGGATCGGGATGAGCCGCAAGGCGTCTTTTGAAGGCAATAGCAGTAGCTATTGACGAAAAAGACAACGCCGCGGATCGCCCGAGGCCGCGTTCAGACGATGGCAGGGAGTTTTGCAGAGGCTTCTTAACGACCTTGATCACTTTGCGGGGGATCGGTGTGAAGGATTTGATGAAGTCGCTTGAGCTCAGCCTGGCTCAGTCGCCGGTGTCTGTGCAGGTCCAGTTGCCAGACGGCAAGCAGCTGGGTTCGCGGAATGCGGATGTGCGGCTGGGTTTCAAGGATCGGCTGTCGATGGTGGCGCTGGCCATGGGCGAGATCGGCAATGTGGGCGCGGCCATTGTGGAAGGCCGGGTAGCCATCGAAGGCAACATGCGGCAGCTGATGGCGGCGGCGGCTGCGCTGCTCAAGCTCGACCCGACCAGCGGCACGGGCAACCACTGGTGGCAGCGCGTGGTCCAGCGAGCGCGCTCGATGGCCGCGCATACGGTGGCGCACAACGCACGCAACATCCAGTTCCATTACGACCTGTCGGATGACTTCTATGCGCTGTGGCTCGACCCGCGGCGCGTGTATTCCTGCGCCTACTACCGCACACCCGATCTTGCGCTGGCCCAGGCGCAGGAGGCCAAGCTCGACCACATCTGCCGCAAGCTGAACCTGCAGAAGGGAGAGCGTTTCCTCGACATCGGCGCGGGCTGGGGCGGCCTGCTGTTGTGGGCTGCGGAGAACTATGGCGTGGATGCGACCGGCATCACGCTGTCCAAGAACCAGTACGCCCACGTGCAGCAACTGATCGAGGACAAGGGCCTGGCCGGCCGTGTGCGCATGAAGCTGGTGGACTACCGCGAGCTCAAGACCGATCGCCCATTCGACAAGATCGCCTCGGTGGGCATGTTCGAGCACGTCGGGCGTGCCCAGATGGCGGGCTATTTCCGTACCGTGCACGACCTGCTGCGCCCGGGCGGGCTGCTCATGAACCACGGCATCACGGCGGGCGGAGTGGACAATGCGCAGCTCGGAGCCGGCATGGGTGATTTCATCGAACGCTACATCTTCCCCGGCGGCGAACTGCTGCATGTGAGCACCGTCCAGCATGACATGGCGGTGGGCGGCCTGGAGATGGTCGACACCGAGAACCTGCGCCCGCACTATGCGAAGACGCTCTGGGCGTGGTCCGATGCGCTGGAGGCGCAGCTCGGCGAAGCCTCGAGGATCCTGAATGCGCAGTACGGAGAGGACAAGGGCGGCAAGGCGCTGCGGGCGTACCGGCTCTATCTGGCAGGCTGCGCGCTGGGTTTCGAGCGCGGCTGGATCGCCCTGCACCAGATGCTGGCGGCCCGCCCCGATGGCGATCTG encodes the following:
- a CDS encoding fumarylacetoacetate hydrolase family protein, with translation MKLATYKDGSRDGQLVVVSRDLSTAHYATGIADRLQQVLDDWNFLSPQLQDLYDQLNAGRGRHPFPFDPAQCMAPLPRAYQWADGSAYINHVELVRKARNAEVPESFYIDPLMYQGGSDDFLGPCDDVVVPSEAMGIDFEAEIAVITGDVKMGASPEQALDGVRLVMLANDVSLRNLIPAELAKGFGFFQSKPATAFSPVAVTLDELGDAWDKGRVNLTLTSTWNGRRVGMCDAGPEMTFHFGQLIAHICKTRNVRAGSIVGSGTVSNKDWSKGYSCIAEKRCIETIQDGQPKTEFMKFGDTIRIEMKNKAGQSLFGAIEQAIADPNAA
- a CDS encoding M20 aminoacylase family protein is translated as MKVIDSIVAQAASIAAIRRDIHAHPELCFEEVRTADLVAAKLTEWGIPIHRGMGKTGVVGIVKGRDDGACGRAIGLRADIDALPMQEFNTFEHASRHKGKMHACGHDGHTAMLLAAAQHFSTHRDFDGIVYLIFQPAEEGGGGAREMINDGLFEKFPMQAVFGMHNWPGMAAGCFAVSPGPVMASSNDFTITIHGKGSHAAMPHMGIDPVPIAAQMVQAFQNIISRNKKPIEAGVISVTMIHAGEANNVVPDSCEMQGTVRTFSIEMLDLLERRMREVADHICAAFEATCDFKLNRNYPPTINSPAEAEFARKVMQGIVGEDNVLVQEPTMGAEDFSFMLLEKPGAYCFIANGDGAHREMGHGEGPCTLHNPSYDFNDDLIPLGATYWVQLAQQWLAHPTVK
- a CDS encoding molybdopterin-containing oxidoreductase family protein; this translates as MQSSNAAVRTVKGACPHDCPDTCSLVTTVVDGVATRVNGNPDHVFTGGVLCAKVSKYTERTYHAERVLQPLRRVGPKVPGERGRFVPVPWDEALADIAQRLHRVAASHPESVLPYSYAGTMGMVQGESMDRRFFHQLGASLLDRTICSTAGGEALLHTYGAKIGMRVEHYAESRLILIWGSNSIGSNLHFWRIAQDAKRNGARLVCIDPRKTETADKCHEHLQLLPGTDAALALALMHELIVNDWLDHDYIARHTLGWEALKERALQWPPRRAAEVCGLPEEQIRQLARDYGTTPQAAIRVNYGVQRARGGGNAVRAIACLPALVGAWRHRSGGLLLSSSGAYPFRRQALQRPDLLGERRPRTINMSAIGDALLHAGDAQFGPQVKAVVVYNSNPVAVAPESAKVARGFAREDLFTVVLEHFMTDTADLADYVLPATTQLEHWDIHGSYGHTDVLLNRPAIPPEGQARSNAQIFRDLAAHMAALDPRFSAPCFRDSDEELCRAAIADTGVDFDMLLSQGFASLQLPEAPFAEGRFPTPSGKCEFISASLGKLGVDPLPDYIPNYETPGSDARYPLAMISPPARNFLNSTFVNVKSLRNNEGAPLVEMHPDDAAERRIADGDTVRVHNTRGEHVCQARINGRARKGVVVGLGVWWRKDGENGTNVNELTHQRLTDIGRGPCFYDCVVDVERHAAPARTDAPAFINPASHPSP
- a CDS encoding M14 family metallopeptidase; amino-acid sequence: MIPIPDAFAGRYALARARFIAGVAANGLQLQQYPHPLKGLEGEELAVDVALDGSPDAERLLIVSSGCHGVEGLCGSGVQVFALHDEEWRAKARAEGIAVLYVHALNPHGFSFLRRVTQENVDLNRNFIDFGKPRPSNPEYGQLDPILLPERWPPDLQNEAELGRMVAQLGEPRLQAIISRGQYDWPAGLFYGGAEPTWSHRTLRSILQAYGSRARHIAWLDVHTGLGPFGYCERIYIGAGDSASMQRAEGWWGGNGTTPVTLAGGAGSASAELNGQMHGCMLQECPQAELTGIALEFGTEPAIQVLQALRGDHWLHKHPEAAADEALVAQIRAQMRKAFYDDSDGWKGQVISQARQAMFQAVDGLAASD
- a CDS encoding acyl-CoA-binding protein produces the protein MSDLNTHFETAVANSKLLSERPDNPTLLKIYALYKQATVGDNDEKKPSFSDIVGRAKWDAWEKLKDTSSDDAKQQYIDLIESLRG
- a CDS encoding Bug family tripartite tricarboxylate transporter substrate binding protein, which codes for MKRRSLLQHAAALTGAAAAPWALAQSGNYPHQPIRWVVPYPAGGGTDVLARAVAEAMRGGLGAQIIVDNRPGASTNIGAQIVATSKPDGYTVLSADNAVLAYNEYLFTKLPFHPEKDFTYVGGLTRFPLVLVVHPGFAEGRTFKDFMAYVRANPGKVNYASPGNGSPHHLAMEMFKYRTKTFLTHIPYRGAAPALQDVMGGQVPCMFLDLAAGLSVIQSGKVKALAIGSAKRAPLLPDVPTLAEVGIQDTEVYAFQGMLAPAGLPADITKRLNTELNKALASPEVVKRMQDYGMESLAGTPEQFRAMARAEARRWGPIIKATGVKLD
- a CDS encoding TraB/GumN family protein, which translates into the protein MVLGKALQGCDRPAPAYGPGRLRRWARAARQAVVPALLSAGLSLVIVPGAARAEGAGCPPAAQMPDQATLQSLMRNARDRGVLWRLEKDGRTSWLYGTIHVAEQAWMVPGPLVMDALRSADALALELNLLDPAVMEQLLSAMRTQPGAKPLPQPLQERLQALKERECVGTQIDALRPDAQVVSLATLIARREGLDPSYGIDLTLGGVATGMRKPVIGLESVQTQIRQMISDDPKQVEETVRTGLAQLEREDAGTTLSLLAHAWADGRMNLLESYPTWCRCLTDAAEKREYERMVVGRNPGMARAIGREIASGRNLFVAVGALHMAGRDALPKLLEQQGFHVTRVEFPGNDPSGMPASH